In Lolium rigidum isolate FL_2022 chromosome 7, APGP_CSIRO_Lrig_0.1, whole genome shotgun sequence, the DNA window TCATCGAGACACAGATAAAAACAAACATGTTCATTTTGTATTATAACATGGTTAATAATGTCTTGTCAGATATTTGGGCTATTTTCAGTTCTGTTTGGACCAAATCAACCTCCTGGGATGGTCAATGCCACATGACAAGAAGGCCTGATAAAAATCATGTGGATTCTAACATGTGAGAGGATAGGCAGGTATATGTTTCACACATCTTACTGAAGTAATCGTCATCTGTGTAGAATTTTATGAGTCTGTGTACACTGGCAGAAACTACTGCACAAACTTGAAAATATTGAGCTGCTTAGCTCGCCTTGCGTCTAGCCATGAGAGAATTCTGGCAAATACCCAAGGAGGAAGAGTTGTTCTACACGGGGCATGACTGGGTGGTTAACATCCTTGCAAATCATGAAGAGACACTAGAAGCCAACTGCTCTTTATTTGGTGGAGGGCATGGCACCTTAGAAATAATTCCATTTTTGGTGATGGTAAAGACAAGATATCTACTTCTGCTTGCTTCTTAAAAATTACTTTAATACTGCAGTGCAGAGTAAAAATGGAGATGCTTTTTTGTGATAGAAAAGGGAAAGGCaaagttggtaaacaaattcccAAAGAGAGTAAGCCAATGAAGGAAATATGCAAGGCCGCTTGGTGTAAACCTCAACCAGGCTGGATGAAAATTAACACTGATGCTTCTTTTCTAGCTGAAACAGGTACTACACATTGGGGAGCTATTGTTCGTGATCACAAGGGAAAAACAATTCTATTGGCCTGGAGCCCCATCGATCGCTGCAATAATGCTGCCGAAGCTGAAGTCAAGGCGGCATCGGAAGTCCTCTGCATTGCTGCATGCCTTAATATGCCTAGTGTACTTGAAAGTGACTGTCAATATGTGGTGGACTGCCTCTCCAATCATGTTCTGGACAGGTCCCAAACTTGCTTCATTGTGGATGAAGCAATCACCGTGGCTGACACTATTCCATCTCTCAAGATAGTGAAAGTCAACAGAGATGGGAACATGGCAGCTCACAAGTTAGCAGCTTATAGCCGGTCTGTGTTGTCTAGTGGTGTTTTTCACTACTCTGTTCCAACTTGTGTTAGGGAACAAGTGATGTACGAATGTAATCTGAACGAATTTGGGTAATATATAGTAAACACCTTTTAAAAAAAACTATTACCAGACTAGTCGACATATCTTCAAGGGCAAATTATAAAGGGCTTAGAAAACTATAAAATGGAAGACAATGAGTATAACAATGTTTAAGTCAACAAACAACAAAAATCGAAGGAGCTATGGTgtctgatgattatggtgaaatgGAAAATAATCTGCAGCACAATTGGCACATCATATGCACAAAAAATTCCGATTCTCCCATACTAGAGGATGGGTGAACAATAAAAATTGCTCAAGATTCATAAGGTGTAACCAAATTAAGTCATATGAAATGTCAAATTTGGTGCTGCAACCAAGAATAGTGGTTTTGCATGAAGTGCCAACCATAAGGGAATGCTGAAACCTACATCTGTTAATTTTACGATTTCTGCAGTTTGTTTGATTACCTACTAGCTAAGAAATGGATAATCAAGAAAAAATAAGCTTACTTGGATCAGTAGACGACATTGATGCTGTGCTATTAAAGTTGCATGTACCGCCACTTGCTTGTGTTCTATGATAATAATCGTTGAAGGCATAAGAAGCAACAGCTACAATATCATCTGGTTTATAGCATGGCTGTCCAGGTTGAATTGCACTGCAGTTTGCGGAGCCAGGGCCACATGCCCAATCCAAGCTTTGTTTTAATGCACTGTGGGGTGCACTTGAATTTGCCACACAAAACATCCCGCGTAAAGCAGGTGAATCTGTAGTGGTTGTAGCAACATCTTCAAATGTCAAGGAGTAGACAGCGCTTGCATTGATGAACATAATCCCCCAGTTTTTTCTGAATCAGGTCCTGTCCGAAGATCCTCGTTGAACAACTCAAACAGGTATGTGCTTACTTGATTATTTGGCTGGCTAGGTGTACCAGAATTATTTAGTACATGGCGTATGAGATTGCTATTGTAGGCCAATGCattatcaacatcagcagcaggcTCGTTTCTCCCACCATGCGACGGCCAACCAGAAGCTGTGACCATAACAGGAATGTCGGTAAAATTCATTGCTTTCATCGAGCTGTATGTAGCATCAACCATAGCATCAAACATATTGGTGTAGAACAAGTTAGTGTTGGGATCTGCAATCTGACTGTTGGGATTGAGTGATCGGAACAGGGCATACTCTAAAGGGAAAATGCCTTGCCCtttcacatagccataatacggtTGAGCATTCAGCATGAATGCAGACCCTGAAGACTTCAGAAACTGAAGATACTGGGACATAACTGAGCTCCATGTCGAGTTGAAAGTGGCAGTAGAGGGGGGAAAAGCCTTTGTGATCATATCCATTGAATGGGGGCTCGAAAGTTTCACCTGGGTATTCAGATTTGCAGCCAAAAGTGCTGACTGGAGGAATTGCAATGCAGGTACTAGAACAAGGGCTGCATTTGGGATAGCAGTAAGAACCTCATCACCCACTGCAATATATGTAATGTTAGTTGCCGGAAGGTAAGCAGCAACATTCTTGTTAATCCAATCAGCAGCTGTTGGACGAGACTGCCCCACACGGAGCAGCTGATCATTTGGCACCCCAACCATCACTTCAATTCCAGTATTGGCAAGGGCAACTAGCATCTGATGGTCTGAATTAACCAAGCGAACGTGTTGAATCTTCTTCGCTTTAAGGATGGAGACTATGTCTGATGGTGATGGCATGTTTGACACCTGAGTGCCAATGTTGATACCAACAAATGCTCCTACATAGAACAGAAAACAGCTAAGTTTTGTGAAGAAAAGTTAGATGCAAAAAAAGATGGCTGTACACATTTAGCTTCTATTTTCTTCAGTTCAGAACAATAAATTATGTTGTCCTCAAATTATCCACTGGAAATCGAAATGCATTAATACAATGAGGTACTCTAATCATGTACAGTAGAAAGCACTCATTGTAATTAAAAGAACATTCATGTGCTAGAGTACCTGAAGTGCTGAAAATCATGAGCATTAACAACATCACCACAGCCTGTAATCTCCTGGGCGACATGCTGTTGCGGTCAAACATCTGACCAGTTATAGTCCGGGTGATCAAAGCTGAAATTTCAAGACCACATATATGAGCATAAGCTACTGATTTTGCCCCAAAAAAACTCCTTAAATGCAAAATGTATCTTTGGGAAACATTAATGGTGCGAGATGCCATTATAAAGAAATGATGGGAAATGGTAACAATGCATTCACATTTTTATAAATCCGAGTTTGGGGTGTCTGTGTGAGTGCGGTGGGGGTGCGGTGGGGGAAATCAGCTTTGCTCGGACCTTGCACCGACCACCATGGTATCAACTCAGATCGATCTTGCGCGATACAAAGAAGAACTGGATCGACCCATGGATGGACAGATTGGAGCAGTAGAGCAAACAAATCGGAGCAAATAAGTGGTACTAATTTGATTTCGACTGCTCACTCCCCGCAGCAAAGAGAGGATCCCCGAGACGAACtatgaagagaagaggaagagacTGTGAGGGGGAGAATTCGGGGGGCAAATCAGAGAAGGCGAACAGGCGAGCAGCTAGGGGCACAAGACTCACTCCAAGAAATCGCAACAGATGGCGACATCGCAATCGCAAGAACAGGACAGCAACAAAGGGAGCAAACGAACCACCTTAAATCTTGCTGGTCCCCAGAGAAGAgcactccttcttcctcctccctcacGCTCCACGGACACGGAGAAGAAATCGCCGCAAACGCGAAGATTGCACGAAGCAAGAAACGCTCCCCCTCCTCCGGAGTAAGCAAGAACTGGACCACACCGGGGTCTCCCGAGGCAGCGGGGAGAATGGGAAGCTCTCCTCCCACGCGGCGCACGCCTCCAGAGAATGCGAGGAGGGGCTTGGAGCTGTGCGTATCCTAGTGAGTGTGAGCTGTCTCTGTTCTTGGAGGCTCTGTGGCTTCTGCTTCATTGGGAGCTTAACTTAGCGGCGCATAATTAACTGCTAACTAAACGTTCTTGAGAAGTGGTGACGTGAGTAAAGAAATGTGGAGATTTGACTGAGGGCTCCGTGTGTCGCAGATCTAAGTTGGGAGAACGGAGAATAgattagaaaaggaaaaaaaaggaggatgggggggggggggatataaGAACAAGCTCTTTTAGCCTCGAGTGTGAGATTTACCGGGGATGGGTGTGCAGTGTGCACCGCATGTTCCAGAGTAGCGGAGAACGGCCAGGCCAGCCTTTCTGTGACCGCACTCGTGTGCTGTGTGTGGATTTGTTCGGTTCTACTCTGGGGGCGGGCAAAAAAAACCGATATCCGATAACCAAACACGAAAAAACCAAGACCGAAACCAAAATGAACTACTAGGCAAAGGCCGATTGCCAATTTCTTGTTATAAAAAAACGTAAAATTGGGTAGGAGATTTTACAGACCAAATTTAGTTCGGTCAATTTGGTTCAATTCGGTCCCTTGTTCTGGGTACCTAAATGGACCGAACTGACCGAATTTTATGTGAGAGTGACCCACACTTTTTTGGTTGGAAATAGTTTCAGGCGTCAGCTTGGGTATCGATTTTTTTTATATTGCAATTTGTTAGTTTGTGCATGTTAGCTTGTAACTATTGGCGTCCAAGGCTATTTTTTAGCAATGTTGTTGGCTGAAACTTTGCAGATACGTGACCAATGAAAATTGTGACGTGAATGTTAATCAATTTGCTATATATTGTGGTCGTTGAATGTTTATTCTTGCAAATTGATATGCATACATGCACTGGAAAAATGTTCAAGTGCAGAGATGTTGACATAACTTTTACCCGATACTCTCCAACTTGTGTGTTCAAAACAACTATCACACAGTTCAGTTATGACTGAACCCGAACCCGAATTATAGGGTACCTAAATTTCGGGTAGTAAAAGTAAAGTAAATTTTGGTCTTCATTTATGGAAGGCTGAATCTAAAATAGACTGAAATACAAAGATCAAATTTTCAGTCATGACCGAACGCCTACCCCcaatactccctctgtctcatgaagcttgtttgaaatttgtcaaaatttataACAAATCTCAGATAACTTTTACGGGACAGAGTGAGTActataagggtgtgtttggtaggttggTCCAATCCAGAAATCTCAACCCAACCAAATTTtggttgtttggtaggtcggtttatACCTTTGGGTATTTCTCAGCTCAACCGAATAAGGGCTCTCAGCCATGCCCAGTTGTGAAGcccaaatcgagcttcacaactcgATCGAGTTGAGTTGAGCCGAAAAAGAGACACCGGCGGCGGAGATATTGGAGAAGGTAGAGATCCCATCGGTGGAGGCTATGGCGGCGTTTCCCTCCTCCAATCTTTTCTAGAACTAGCTTTGTTTTGGCGTTTATGTGTTTTCGAGCCCGCCTCCCTCGAGAACGCCTCGGGGTCCCTTTTATAGGCGTTTTAAGTCAAGATTTTGAGTCTAAGATGAGGACGCACGATTGGTGACGCTTGAGGAGGAAAAGAGCATGTGtgacgcggccggggtggggcccgcACCACCTAGGCTTTATTGGGCCTCCGGGCTCCCCTCCGGAGGTTCAAGTGCTCCAGGTCATTGTCTtcatgtaaaaaaaaattcttgaaAAATCCCAAGTCTAGTTGACTCCGTTTAGCTCCGTGAAAGATAAAAATGCACAAAATAGAGAATTTATGTTTTGtagagttataaccaaaataaagagaatcattggtaaatcctcaaaaatcaatataaaacatggatataacttTATATAAGTTGCTGATATGTGAGAATATGcatcaataaactacaaagtacaTGCaagtattttacatgcatcacatgACCAGTACCTATCCCAAGCCACAATTTGGTGGTCGTGGGAtcgaggacccgattgctttttgtgTTTTATGTTCAAGGCACTAGTAGAGAAAAGGCTATAGGGGCAAGATTATTTGCAGTGACCCTCTAAAACGCACACGGTTGCTATTGTTTGTCACGTGCACAAACAGGACACACGACAAATATGGCCATACTAGCAGCGCACCCTGGCAAGCGGCACGCGACTATAAGGTGGTCCCTGGTTGTGCTTGGGCTGAGAACTTAATCGCAGCATGCCCCGCTATGGGCACGCGGCTAGTATGTCCTGATCGGCCACGTGTCCACAACGTCACACGCTGCCCTTAGTTTTGGACCGGTGGAGCG includes these proteins:
- the LOC124669502 gene encoding LOW QUALITY PROTEIN: glucan endo-1,3-beta-glucosidase 4-like (The sequence of the model RefSeq protein was modified relative to this genomic sequence to represent the inferred CDS: inserted 1 base in 1 codon) — translated: MFDRNSMSPRRLQAVVMLLMLMIFSTSGAFVGINIGTQVSNMPSPSDIVSILKAKKIQHVRLVNSDHQMLVALANTGIEVMVGVPNDQLLRVGQSRPTAADWINKNVAAYLPATNITYIAVGDEVLTAIPNAALVLVPALQFLQSALLAANLNTQVKLSSPHSMDMITKAFPPSTATFNSTWSSVMSQYLQFLKSSGSAFMLNAQPYYGYVKGQGIFPLEYALFRSLNPNSQIADPNTNLFYTNMFDAMVDATYSSMKAMNFTDIPVMVTASGWPSHGGRNEPAADVDNALAYNSNLIRHVLNNSGTPSQPNNQVSTYLFELFNEDLRTGPDSEXNWGIMFINASAVYSLTFEDVATTTTDSPALRGMFCVANSSAPHSALKQSLDWACGPGSANCSAIQPGQPCYKPDDIVAVASYAFNDYYHRTQASGGTCNFNSTASMSSTDPSHGTCIFAGSTGANGSAASGPVSQESFASHYQSCWWTHLVAALLPVVLLL